The Mangifera indica cultivar Alphonso chromosome 19, CATAS_Mindica_2.1, whole genome shotgun sequence nucleotide sequence ataacatctTATATACGAggtttccttttttattatttaaattaaattattttaaattaatatttttatattaatcaaatcaaattcaattttccttttttccgaTTCCACCGTTCGAAAAGTCTGACCCCATCAGCTTGAAATCTAGAGATGGGTCACGGGCGGTCCTTTCAACATGTCACAACTTGACAATCAACGCGGTAGGTAGAAAAGTTGAGGAAAACATTTGACGTGCGAGCAGGATTGGAAACTCCACCACGAAACTGCATGGGCTTCattcttttgtttgaatatcATATTAGCTTTACATTCCCATCAAACATATAATTGGTCAAGACTTCCATCAATCTgaaaatgtgaatttttttatttttttaattatagacTTTGGTTGTTTCCATGTAATAGGGGTCAGTATTGAATTACAATATAATATTCTCCAGGAAATTGTTCAGTGTAGaaacattcataattttttaaacctcctatttctctaaaaataaaaatcctttgaccccagaaaaaaaaaaaaaaaagagaatataaattGATTAGCTTTggacatcttttcttttaaaattcttCTAATCCGTTTGCGCATTTCTCTTTCGTGTTTGACTGACTTAAATCTTAATTCCCTTTGTTGCCTTATTTACAAGTCTTACTTATAGTGTCATAAATTTATTCTACATGGGAAAGTTACGAATTTCAGCGTTCGGTGGCTTCTTTTTTGAgcaaagaagaaagagaaacccttatttaaaagggaaaaaatgtgAGTAGTCAACAAATAGATAAGGAAACACGTTCACAGCCATGGAATTTAATCATCTGGTTTTGAGGCTCGGCCTAGATTCATGCATGCAGGTTGAATAAGTGTTCTAGTTGAACTTCTCTGTTTAATTACCTACCATAAGGGCAAAGGGCTAGTTTTCacccaaattcaaatattcacatatttttaaattactattaaattttttattaaatagtaaaactataatttaacaataatattaaaaaatatataattttatctcactttctctctcagattttaaatattaacatttaactcTCATAcctgaattttaaaaagtgactccCCTTCTCCCAAAtgtctaattttttcttcactctttTATCCGGCCATTGACAACCGATATAACTGAAGGTTAAACAACAAATGTTGTCTAATTATCCTTCACTGGACGACGCTCGTTGTTCATTTTGGAAGACTGTCATTGTCTAGTGAGGACGACATTTatcgtctagatctggatgacaatTGTCATATTTGGATGAAGATTTTTCCATCGTTAGTTGGTTGTCGTCGGAGAAAATGGCTgattttaggggggaaaagtaaattttttataacttaattcggaagaaaaatgttagttttctaaattaaaggagaaaataagataaaattttaattattttaatattactaataaaataacaaatttatcccttaactttaataaaaaatatgtgattATGTCATAACAGAGTAAACTTTGAGTAAATATTTagactttttatttattataagtatatatttatcattttaataaaacatgGATGAAAAATTATCCTTTTCCCTTACCataattaatatcttttttttaaattaaaaaacaccaCAAATCAagggattttaattataaaattttgtagaCAAAATGCATCAGAGAAATAATTGTGCCTTGATTTTAGGAATTTAAGTCTCCCTTGTTGAAATAATTCCACTTTAGAGCACAGTAATTCAATTATAAGATGTAATTGTGCACATATATTGGTAttataatggtaaaaaataaaatttatattatataaaattaatttgtttattttaaaatttaatttattatatttatataatatttacttatttttttatttaatataaaattctttaatcttcaacatcatttattaaatataattattattggtTATTAAATCCGTTATTTAGTTGATGCATTACCTCCttatatttaagattattttaagtTGTTAGGCTATCTATTCaattttagacttttatataaaattttattaaattaataaatataaaagtcaaaatttatatggtataaaattaattaatttatgttgaaCTTCAACGACTCACACTTATTCACTTCTTCAAGTAGGGCCAGTTCAAAATTTGACTATAAACGGAAGCAAAATCCACCTGTTAACTTGCCGTTGAGTTCTCAGTTTAAAATGCGACTGCCTTTCTCACTAACGTATCATGGAATCTACTGTTGACATTTCTGAATAGTTATGATTCTCCAAAACGTTGACCTTTCTTGcgttttttaattttctggaACATAAATGAGAGTGAAAATGTTTCCATTTTCAGTCatctatctatatattaaaCAACAATCTAACCTTCAAGTTGGGAGTGTTTCCTTTGCaacttgaaatttttgttgcttttgaagaaataaaatttggtctAAGTTTTTAGTTTGTTCTCTTTTTGTTACTCACCTGTTCAACTCTACCTTTGTTAGAATCAAATCATCCTTTCCTCACCACCATTGCATTGAAACTCTGCTTCCTACCAATGCCGCCCTCACCGCAACACTATAATGGTTTTGTTAGGGTTGGATTTTACTGATTTGGTCTAATATGAGTTACAGGGCAACTACACCACCCTCTAATCTTTACCATCCAACAATTGTTGCATTTGCAATTGCCAAGCAATCACCCTTCTCTATTATCCTCTCCTCAATCTTATACTTGCTACACGCACCCTCACCCTCACCCTCACCCATCTCGCTTGTCtatcttaattgaatttttgttattgtatttttgtttgtgtGTCTAGTACCGTCAGTTAACTACGCACATAGCAATATACTTAGTCACATATTGTTGTGCCACCACTTGTGTGCACACAATATTGCACCACCACGACACTTTCTAACCTctacattgttttttttttttttgatacgATACCTCTACATTGTTGTTAAACTTTTATCACATAAtcctaaaaataaacttttatcaAATAGAGTTTGTGTTTACTAGAATAGtgtaaaattaagttaaacttgTTTTGTTATCAACTCATCATCACCTTTAATTCAAGATCGTTCGAATTGTTAGAATATTGTCACTACTTTTTATGAATTGTTTCGTTTTAAAACATTAACTATTTCTTGCGAATTGTTTCTCTTTGGAGTGTTAATGCTTTGCGAAATAACCTTTTTATTGTCTTACTTGTCATTAACAAaagaatataacaaataaacaaGTGAACTTTCAAAACTCACAGGATCAGAAATCTGGTTGGATCAAAGTTCTGTAAAAAATAATTGGACCAACGAAATATTCCGGCTCTTCACTCCATGGAAGTGTTTGATGTGGGACTGGACAGTTctcatcaatttaattatataaacaaagaccttaaaaatacaaataaatcgCCACAAAACAAAGTATAGGGTTTTTGAGCGTAAGCAAACTATAAATAGTAGACAGGCACTGATTACAGTGACCGCCTTCTGCATTCATACTGCACGCATCATTTTAACCTACCCACATGCTCTTCTCTAGAAAAAATACAACTAAAATTCCTATAAACAAACATTTgacttataattaaaaaaataatgaagtaGGGCATTTGAATTAGCATCAATAGactctattttatttatcagtATTTGGAACGATGTGGATTTCCAGCTGTTATGCGTCTTTTTCAAGGTCCAATTGGAAGCACCCAGCCACACCTCTGCATATAGCGTGGACTATCTGCTAATGCCGGATTCAGCATTTTCATGTAAGTAAATATCattttcccactcaaagtatgACCTAAAATATTCTTTGATCCATTATCGgcataaataacttttttttttttttcgcctaaactcaaactctaattaaaaaagaaaggttAAAAGACTTACTCTCCCCCAAAGTTTATTGTATTTCTAAATCAATCTATCAagtattaaaaaactcaaatacccgtTCGTAGATGATTGAAACTAACAAaaccaattaatattatttattttccctcaaagtttagaaaactaacatttttctattagattaaactttaaaacactacattttttttctatattttttttctccctctcATTTTTTGACACTATTATCGGTCAACTTCCCTCTTGCTCCTCTTGCCAATGTTTGAAACCCTAATAAAGTGGTCTTCGTCactagatgaagatgaatcattttTGTCTAGAGAAGAATACCACTTTGTTATAGTTTCTAGCGCTAGCAAAGGAAGGGAGAGGAAAGTCGACTAGTGATAGTGCCGAAAAAAGGAGAGggagaaaaacaaagaaacaaaggggagagagaaaatgaaagagactatagaggaaaaaatgtaatattttagagtttaatCTAAGAGaaaattcttagttttttaaacttagaggaGAAATGAataatacttttattattttaatatatttacatctaaaagataattttacccttcaaATTTAACTTGTTCCTTTAGTTTTAACTCCTACGgataggtgtttgagttttcaatattaAATAGGTATTGATTTGAGAATacaataaactttgggtgagaataaatcatttgataaaaaacaaatgatataaaaacaaaatagtaattttaccatcaattcattttgaaaataaaaaacaatagtTTTCCATCacttttaaacattttaaatatgataactTAACCCTcaaaaaatttaactataatttttcaattttttaaggtataattatcattttttaaactaataagaggcaaaataatatttcaacaatttttaaaaacccctCAATATTGACAAAAATTACAATATCCCCAAATGTATGGGTATATGACAAAGATatactatttataaaaatagagGAAGAATAAGTACtaataaaaggaaaacaaataagagatttcttattaatttgaatatttaaaaggttaattttaattttaaaaataaatattagccataaaatataaatttaaaatcataatattattgttttattaataaagtttgattttagatatgataatgttatttatgtttgatttttggCGAGAAATTGCTATTTATTCGAATTAGGGTTGAAAATTtcttacactaaaccttgggtgggacaatgTCATTCACCCTTTTTAACCATAAAAACGAAAAAGTAATATCAACGGCAGGAGATTGATCAACGTTTTAGTGGTGTGGGGTcgattgaaaataaagaaaataaaagaaagaatccCATGTGACTTGTGGGGTGAGAGTTTGACGCAGCTTCCGGTGTCCGGTAAAAGAGGAACTCCTGGACCCACAACCCACCTCTTCACTCAATGACTTTTGCATTAAAAGCTGCTAAAGGTCAACTCTTCCTCACTGTCCCCAACTAACCCCTTTATTTCTCTCTCCCCATTTTACCCCGTATTCAACCCAACGGGTCTTCAGAACCTTTTGACCCTTTATCTCATATCATATTACTCTCTCTCCAACCGGTTTATTCCGTATACTGGACCCCACATCACGGATTTAGTCAACACCTTGACCAAAATGCGCCATGTGGATAGTTATTACTGGGAAGTAAGTTTGACGGCAGATGCCAACAAACGACAGGTCAGCCATTTTGATTTCTTGAAATTGCTAGAGAGCATCGGTTTGACCCGAATCCAATAACTTCCCTCTTTTTTCTCATCGTCATTCAGCATTCtttctttttactcttttttcCCCCccttcttttgctttctttcatcatcattttttcttcaccttgtTAAACAAGCCCTGCGTACAACTATAAAGATTCAAACTTACCCTTTTGCTATTGCTAGTGCATGGTGTTAAAAGAAATGGCTGTGGAGCTTATGACGGGTTATGGTTGCGTTGACAGTTTTGCAGCAGCAACCCAGATGGAAGAGAGTGCTGTACGAGAAGCTGCGTCTGCTGGTATGCAAAGTATCGGTGAGTTCATAAGATTATTGTCTCGAAATCAAGTCTCTGAACAACATTTCCCAGAAACCTCATCTTCTTCGAAACTTGAACCTGACAAAGAAATCAAGGTTGCTGCCGAAATGGCTGTAAACAATTTTAAGAGAGTCATTTCTTTACTGGATCGACCGAGAACTGGCCACGCTAGATTCAGAAGAGCACCTGTGACTCCTCCTCCCCCGGTTGTTCCTCAGAAAGAACACAAACATGTTCTAGAACCAGGGCCATCTGTTGTATCTACTAATCATCAAGCAAACGAGCAAATTTCTGCCTTTAAGGTCTATTGTCCTACACCGATTCATCGTTTGCCACCTTTGCCTCATAATCACCACCCCCACCAGGTTCATAAGAATCCTTCTGTAGCGATGACCAAGCCTTTGCATACAGAAAGAAGTGATGTGCCAACTACcatcaatttttcatcttcaactTCTTTCAGATCCTCGCTCACTGGTAATACTGATAGCATACAGCCTTCGTTTTCTTCTGGATTTCAATTCACTACTCCTTCATCAGTGGGTAAGCCACCTTTATCTTCGTCTTCACTCAAAAGGAAGTGCAATTCCATGGATGATGCTGCTCTAAAGTGTGGTTTATCTTCTGGCCGCTGCCATTGCTCCAAGAAAAGGTCAGTCATCTTTAATCATTCATTTGTTTCATTTCGTGTTCTGTTTTTCCCCTGAAATCTTGATTAACCTGATTTGATGTTACGCTTTATGTGAATTAATTAAGCAGAAAATCAAGGGTTAAGAGAGTTGTTAGAGTCCCTGCAATCAGCTCTAAGATGGCCGATATTCCGCCTGATGATTTCTCCTGGAGAAAGTATGGCCAGAAACCCATCAAAGGCTCCCCTCATCCAAGGTATGTGTGTATTTTCAACCCTTCAATGATGTCCTCTGCTTCAAAATCTCATATTTAATCCTTGTTCTACTAAAAGTCCCATTCAATGAATCATGCCATTCAGCATTAATTGTTTTTGTCCAGATTCATTTGCACCTGGCCTTCGGGGGCTGAAAAATTTTGACTTTCTGTTCCAGCTGAGTTAACTCACAAATCTTTTTACAGGGGATATTACAAGTGCAGTAGTGTTAGAGGATGCCCAGCGCGTAAACATGTAGAACGCGCACTTGACGATCCAATGATGCTGATTGTGACATACGAAGGCGATCACAATCACTCTGTTTCAATCCACGATACCCCTGCTGCCATGGTTCTGGAGTCATCTTAGTCAACTCATCAAACGCTCTGGAAACGACGTTTGAATATTAAATCACACCCGTCCAAAAGTGGGAAAGTGGGGGTAGATGAAGCAATCAGAACCGTGTTCAGAAAGTCAACGAAGATGCTGGGCTCTGTCTTCAAGAAAAGAGATTGATAGATTATTGCGACAACTGGcgctttttaaaacaaaattgtgtATTTTGTGGGAGTGGAATCTCGCAAATACAattaatgtctttttttttttttttttttctccttttatacagttattttatttcttaatgtGCTTATACTCAACTTAGATCAGATGGAATTTTGTTTATGGTGGTGAAtcttgcttttattttattccaaTTTCCACTTCAATTATTGACATTATTTTTATGGCAATATGGGTTGGGGTCAATGGCCTCAGGGGAATTTCATTGTTCATGTCGTACGTGGGACGGTTGACCCTTGATGCTTATCTTTGTTAATTATGGTTAGAGAGAAATTAGTGGAGGTGGGGTCTCGGTTATTgattttaatcattatttaatatgaattataGATTGAAATTGTAATAATGGAATCATAGTCAGATTTGTGACCTTCTGTCACTGTGACCCACCATGAATTTGGAACAAATGGGCTAAGTCAAAGTGGCTGGTTTGGATTATGATAATCTGTCCCCactttttctttgaattttaattttatatttggtaGAGAACCACTCATTTTTGTCCAATCAGCCGTTTTATAGATGCCCTGTAATGGTAGTTATCTTtaggaaattgattaatctaaattttttaattatgtttaataatttcattttgtttttttttttatgcataatgtGAATATATTCAAGACTccattttaatatctattttatcctatctcttaaacttattttcatcAACACTCTTCGTTTACTTGGATTAAGATGATATTGatgcatgatttttttttaaaattttaaattgattttagattaaaaaaaaccatGCATTAAGTTGGTGtattataaatcataaaatttgaattaaaattatttaatatggtttaaaaaaaaggttaaatttatCCATTTCTCCTCGTCCTATTGCTCTGTTGAAATTTTAGAGTTGAAAAATTGTCATTcctaaattcaaatatttgaagaggtcaaattcaaattgaccCATGGCCTTGAGACTACTTTGTCTTCTCGAATTTGTACAACATACTTGGCTTTGTACCGCTGATCCCTCCAGTTTGAAATTGAACCGTGTCAAAACTTTGGGTTTTGGCATGCAATTGTGAGGTTTGTTGGTTGATAAATGACAGACCAATCACCATACTGCACCTCAATCATTACCCAGAGGTTCCTAgttgataaatttcaaattatatgtgattttactttgaattttggAATATTCTTCTTAGGCTAGTGTTTTAAAGTGACATTACGATTGGTTCAATGTTTAAGCCCCATAATTAGAGACATGTAAACTTACCTACCGTTAACCAGACAAGCGACCTTGAAGGCTAGCTTCGATAGTTAATGTTGAAATTTCCAATTAATCCCAAAGGTTTGGATTCGAGATTCATAAGCCTTATATTAATatcagatttttaaattatttaatataataattttgaagacAGTCATTAGACTAAACTTAAACaaacatttaaaacttttatctaGACTTTTATTGGACAAACACAAAATTATCATGAaatcaaaaacacataaaataaaactaaaatgatcATATTGGTAAAATATAAAGTATATCCTTTTGggtatataattgaatatataaatgatttatcattatgcaatataatataattttatacttaattcaaaatcatttaatcatatgatgatacatcatctgtatatttaaatatgtaCTTACACAAAgtcttattataaaatatatgatattttcaaTTCTCAAACGATTTTTATACttcattttgatatttgatgccactttttttttaaaataaaatctttcgtagaaacaatttgaaaattattttaaaaaattaaaatttctctcaaaatttaACACATTTGCCTAAAGACACGTCTAAGATTGAATTTGAGTCGagctaatttaaaattgtttattagcTCAATTGAATGAGCTTGAAATAAGCTTGACTTTACTAAGTTCAAACTTGGGAGGTATTTGGCTTACgagtatgaaaaaaattgatttaaattcattaaaacgatatgattttaattaatatagatcaaaataatatcgttttaattaattttgggaCTTTATTATAACattaagtcaaactcaatcCGAACTCAATTTAATACTTAACCGAACTCAAACTTGACTGTTTTCAAACCAAGCTGAATTTAAATTGGTTTGATGGAACTAGTTGAGATGGAATCTAGGTTAGAGTTCAACATTTTCAAGCCGAACCAAATTTAAGTTACCCTAAACTTGAGCTCAATTATGCTTAGAATCCGCAGGCCTTCTTCCAAACTccgaaaaaccaaaaaaaaaacaaaagggcCTGGCCGTACTTTAGCCAGTGCACTTGCCTCCTGTTTTGCCTGTTgtagataattaaaattcatttaatagTGATTAGCAAATTATTACCACTTTACAAAAGAATCAGAAAGATTGAAAACGACTGCACTACGTCACTCTGAAGTTTGCTGGAAACAACGGTTGATTGCAGCTGCCATCATAAGGAAATGTCATTTTGGTAAACTGTTATGAGAAACATAGCTTTACAGCTTTGTTGTAGTAAAGTGTTGGGAATGAAGCTCAATTCTTATGAATATGATTGGAAACAGGAAAACAACACTGTTAAATTGGAAAAGGAAAGTTTTTGTGATCGACTCCTTGTGATACTGAAAAGTAAGTGGAGCTAAAAGAAGCGATGTGCAGAAGATATATAGAAATAGATACAGAAAGCAATTCTAGATGGTTCAGAATATGGCACTccctttttatttaatcttgcTTTAATACAAGTTGCTCCTGGCAGTAGCCCTTGCTTGGCCACTTCTTTTTACCTACAAGAAAGCAACAAACTACAGAGACAGATACAATGAGAGCAAGTGTTATTGTAGTTTTATCTCTCCACTGCGTTCTCTTAGCTTTTCTGCTTGTCCACTCTGTAGCTCATCAGACGACCAACAGAGAAACCTTAGAATTTGTTATTCATGGCAAAGGTAAAGCTCCAAGAAATGGCTGCAGTTATAAAGAACTGCAATGTCTACAGCAAGATGTTTTACAATTTGCTGATCAAAGACTCGCCGTGGTGTACCCTGTGATCCAGAAATTCAAGTCCATAATCACATCTGATCCTCTTGGCATCACCAAAACTTGGGTAGGCCCAGATATATGCAGTTATAAAGGGTTCTTCTGCGAGAGTCCCCCTGACAACAAAAGTGCTAAAGCTCTTGCGTCCATTGACTTCAATGGATTCCAACTTGGCGCCCCTTCTCTTGACGGTTTTCTTGACCAGCTACCAGATATTGCGCTCTTCCACGCAAATTCAAATCACTTTGCTGGTACCATCTCACCCAAAATTGCCAATCTTCCCTATCTCTACGAGCTTGATATAAGCAACAACCAATTTTCAGGCCCATTTCCTACTGCCGTTCTTCGCATGACTGGTCTAGAATTCTTGGATATTCGGTTCAATTTCTTTACTGGGTCAGTCCCTCCTCAGATATTCACTCTAAATCTCGACTGTCTATTCATtaacaacaacaattttatgCAGAAGTTGCCTGATAATATAGGTAGTACCCACATTCTTTTTCTCACCTTGGCCAATAACAAATTCAGTGGTCCACTTCCAGGAAGCATTTTCAAATCTTTCTCCGATTTAACTGAGGTTGCATTCTTAAACAACCAGCTAACGGGTTGTTTACCTTATGAGATAGGATTCCTTAAAGAGGCTACAGTGGTTGATCTTGGCAACAATCAGTTAACAGGCCTGCTGCCACTCTCATTGGCTTGTATAGAGAAGGTGGAGCAACTCAACTTTGCCCGCAATCTTTTATTTGGGATGGTGCCAGAGTTGGTGTGCGGGCTGGGTAATCTGGTGAATTTCTCTTTGTcagataattattttacaaatgtgGGTCCTTTATGTAGAATTTTGATTGAAAGAGGAGTGCTGGATGTTAGGAACAACTGTATTCCTGATCTTCCTTTTCAAAGATCCATTGTTGAATGTGCCCAGTTCTTTGCTCACCCAAAATTCTGTCCCAATATGTGGTCTTATGCTTCCATTCCTTGTATGCCCTACATTCCGGAAATGGCTCCTTCACCTTGACCTTCAATTTACTCTGGCAATATGCATTGGTCTgggttatttcttttttcaaactgTAATTAAAGTTTTCAAGGTATTGTATGGACTGTATGAAATAATATGTTCTTGTATGATGATAGTCATCTCATTCTGTTTAACAATCCGGGTTTGAAAATAGCATGCTTAACCTCAGATGAAGTTATAATATTACTTGTCCAGTTACTCTGGTTTTCAATATTGTGCATCACATTATTGTTCCTTGGATTCTTCTCAGTTATTATTACAATGTCATTGATTTTGTTTCCCATTGAAGCAGCAACA carries:
- the LOC123203638 gene encoding probable WRKY transcription factor 7, giving the protein MVLKEMAVELMTGYGCVDSFAAATQMEESAVREAASAGMQSIGEFIRLLSRNQVSEQHFPETSSSSKLEPDKEIKVAAEMAVNNFKRVISLLDRPRTGHARFRRAPVTPPPPVVPQKEHKHVLEPGPSVVSTNHQANEQISAFKVYCPTPIHRLPPLPHNHHPHQVHKNPSVAMTKPLHTERSDVPTTINFSSSTSFRSSLTGNTDSIQPSFSSGFQFTTPSSVGKPPLSSSSLKRKCNSMDDAALKCGLSSGRCHCSKKRKSRVKRVVRVPAISSKMADIPPDDFSWRKYGQKPIKGSPHPRGYYKCSSVRGCPARKHVERALDDPMMLIVTYEGDHNHSVSIHDTPAAMVLESS
- the LOC123202989 gene encoding uncharacterized protein At4g06744-like, whose product is MRASVIVVLSLHCVLLAFLLVHSVAHQTTNRETLEFVIHGKGKAPRNGCSYKELQCLQQDVLQFADQRLAVVYPVIQKFKSIITSDPLGITKTWVGPDICSYKGFFCESPPDNKSAKALASIDFNGFQLGAPSLDGFLDQLPDIALFHANSNHFAGTISPKIANLPYLYELDISNNQFSGPFPTAVLRMTGLEFLDIRFNFFTGSVPPQIFTLNLDCLFINNNNFMQKLPDNIGSTHILFLTLANNKFSGPLPGSIFKSFSDLTEVAFLNNQLTGCLPYEIGFLKEATVVDLGNNQLTGLLPLSLACIEKVEQLNFARNLLFGMVPELVCGLGNLVNFSLSDNYFTNVGPLCRILIERGVLDVRNNCIPDLPFQRSIVECAQFFAHPKFCPNMWSYASIPCMPYIPEMAPSP